The following nucleotide sequence is from Gadus macrocephalus chromosome 18, ASM3116895v1.
ACAGCAGACCCAAGGAGGGCCGGCCCGTTCCCAGCCTCTCGCCCACCTGGTTGTGGAAGCTGACGTAGATGAAGTCCCTGTAGCCCAGGCCAGTGCTGAGCAGCACGGAAGAGAAGTGACAGCCCAGGTGATCTCCACCCACGATGTCGTACTCCGCCGCCTGGCTCCTGCAGCTGAACGCACaccatgccaacacacacacacacacacacacacacacacacacacacacacacacacacacacacacacacacacacacacacacacacgcgctgttAAAAAGCCACGTCAAAAGTACACCCATTCATCTTCTGTTTTCTGTTGATGTTTGTTTTTCGATTATTAATACACTGAATCTGTGGAACTGTGAACAATCGTTGCATTTTTGCGTCCGTTTCCCTGACACGCATCTCAATGAACGCTATTGACCACCGGTTTACCAGTCTCCGCTGAGCTTGCAGGGGCCTGTGAGGGGGTTGGAGTAGATGTACATGGGCCAGCCGTATGCCGCGGCAGCGAACTGCATGCAGTGGGCGGCCTgtcccagctccacctccagtTCGGCCTCCTGCAGGCACAGGGACGCAGGACACGTGGTCAAACATCATGAGCTGAATCCCACCGGTGATACGGCGCTGATACATTGCCGTACCAAGGATAATtatgttaaataaatacataaatatgagGTTGCAAAATATTTCGGTGGATGCACTCCGTGTGGACTCAAGTTGTTCTAACTTGTAAACGGATGAGCttaaaacaaacataacaaGTCTGACGTTGTTACTACTGTTAATAAACCCCAGATACCAAAACCACAGTGACCAGTACCAGTCACATGATGGGGCTGGCAGTCACACTCTTacaatgggggaggaggggctatGGGCCAGAATGTCGTCCGGATCTCGGTGGTGCGCCATCTTGTCTTGTTCCTGGTGAAGTAGAGCCAGTCCAGCCGCAATGTCACTGGGCACCAGGTCTGTATCCTGttatcacacaacacacacaagcagagaaTGGAAGCATATGAAATGTTATGTAATCaacagttaaataaataaaaggagacagacagacagacagagacagagagacagtgacagagacagacagagagacagagagacacacagagacagagacagagagacagacagagagacagacagagacagagacagacagacagacagacagacagagacagagagacagtgacagagacagagagacagacagagacagagacagacagagagacacacggagacagagacagagacagagacagagagacagacaaagagagagagagacagacagagacagacagacagagagacagagagaaggggacagagggagagagagacagtgagagagtgaaCCAGAGTCCCACAGAGAGATGTTTTCCTCACAGAGAAGAAGCCGCTGACGAGCTGAGCGATGCTGGAGAAGGCCGCCCGGTGGCTCTCGTCCTGCGGCAGGCAGCAGCACAGCAGGCGCAGCCGGCTCTCCCACACCTGGGTGGCCACCGAGCGCGCCGTGGACAGGAACTGGCTGCCCTCGCTGCTCTCCAGGTCCCGCACGCCCAGCTGCTCCGGGGCGGGCGGCCGCGGCCGGGAGTCGCCCAGCGGGTCGAAGACAAACACCACGCCCAGCCCCGTGGAGAGCAGCAGGATCCAGCTGCAGGAAGCACCACAGTCAGGGTACGAGTGTCGCATTTAAATCTGCCCCCCATCAGACTGCAGTACCGCTAAAAGACTCAAAGGTTTCATCACGGcaatgttgttgttattattaaaacACTATCTGTATTAATAATGCAGATCTGTGAACAATCATTGTATTTTTGCATCAGTTTTTCAAGAAACGGATCAAAATGAATATTAATAACCACCGGTTTGCCAGTCTCATCTCAGCTTGTATCAGCCTGTGAGCGGGTTGGAGTAGACGTACATGGGCCAGCCGTGTCTAATCACAAGACCCTTTACTTCTGAGGTCAgcttgtgtgttgtgcgtcagGCTATGAGAGGATAAATATTTGTTGCTATCTAGAAAAATTATTGGGGAAATAGATTCCGCTGTCGAGTTCGGATGAGCCTACCTCGCTACGACCGCAGCGATGACGGCCCCCACTGTGGCGGGGTCGCAGCCTTGGCTGTCAGCCGACGCCCAGATAGCCCCGAGACACGCCCACACGATCTCCGGGAGATAGAGCAGCGCTCGCAGGTACACCAGCACCGGGATGGACCGCCTGGGGCCCGGGTTGGTAATGGTACCTGGGGAAACCAAAAGCCTTTCTCTATAAAACGCTGTAGACTTTGGATCCGACAGCAACGGGTCAATAAGGGAAGGTCTTTAGGAACTTGGAAACAAATTGTGCCGTTATGCATCCTGACAGCCACGGGTTTCTCACCTTGAGCACTGACGTAGATGATGGCACACAGCGACAGGATGACCAGAGCGAGTAggaccagcagcaccaccaggtAGCCGTGAAGCACCCCCCCGCCGGGGCAGTCGAAGCTGCCTTTGTGCAGGCTGTACAGGATGAGGGTTCCGATCCACCTGAGGGACGACAGTGAACGAGTGCGTTTGAGTTTGAAAGGTTGGGACGTGTGAACGTCCATAATGATTGTCCGTCCATTTGTAAAGGACATGCATAAACCATCAGACGAGGATTTGTTTTTACAACGAACCAGATCACTCGGAGGAACAGCTCGAAGGCCCCGGGCAGGACGAGGTCGTCGCTGGCGATCCCCCACCGGCGACCGAAGGCCACCATGCCCGGCATGATGAGACTGAGGTACTTCGCTGTTTAGAGAAACAGATGTGGCCGACAGTCAGCAAGACGGTCCATCATCTACTCAACTCCATTCTACTCACCATAAAGGTCAAATATCTACTGTATGTCCAACATGGACTCTAGTCTATTGTACTCCCCATGAAGGTCTTACATCTACTCGCAATGCAGGTCTAATAACTACTGTATGTCCAACATGGACTCTACTCTAATCACCATGTCGGTCTTACATGGACTCTACTCACCATGCAGGTGTAACAACTAGTCTTACTTACGTGCAGGTTTTAAAACACTGTGGCGAAAGGGGTTGAGCTGATGTCTTTCACCCACTAAAGGTTATATGCCTGAGGTACGTCATCACCAGAACCACATTATCAGATCGATATCCTGATCGATATCGAGCATCCACGTACCTGGGCGTTCCTGTTAGCCAGTTAGCTAGCATCGGTTCTTTTAATAATCTCATCAATGTATTATATAAAGACAAACCAATCCAGACCCTGACCTGTTTGTGCCGGGTGCGGTTACATCGTCCTCGGGGTTGTGTAACCTAGAGCTGAACCGGGGCCATGGTAATCTGTCCTGTTAGCAGCCTTGCGTGACTGTCTTGTTGTCCTGTGGACCGGATGCTCGCTTGTTGTGGTTTGTTTTGCTGAGCCGAGCTGCGTTCCGCTCGGCTCAGCGGTCCGCAGACATCACGGATCTCTGTGAATAGTTCCGCTTAAAGGGAAAAAACATGTTTCATGGAAAACCTTTCAGTAACTAAAATAAACATGTTAATTCAAAACAGCGGCGTCCCCTTTGATATATGATGCATAACAGCACAAAAAAACGCTGAATATCTTGAATACGAATCTAAAGATTGGACAGCATTTGGTTCAGGAGTAAATACAAATATGGATATTTTGTGTTGTACAAACTATCTGtactaaatatttaaaaaatcttcGATTCGTATGGAAAGGAGGCATGCAACTCATTAGATGGGCGTTCCTCTTACAACTGTCACTTGGGTGATTCATTGGTGTCTCCTCTTGGGTGTAATTACACACAGCGCCACGGCATGTCACTGTCCCCACCCTTACACATTTTATTACTGTTCCAGGGTAAACAATACCTTTCATTCTACACTCCCATCGGTTCTGCAGGAGCGTCAGTAAAGCCGGAGCGTATTTTGGACAACAAACATCATCCGATAAACATCATGTACATATATGGTGAAATTGACCTTGATCGCCGTGGTTAACGACCTCTCCCCCGTCTGTAGTGTATACCGTGTGCTGGAATTGTTGGAAGTGTTTCGGTATTTCTATCCTTGACACACGGAAGTGAGGATAGAGGAGAGTGACAGGGTGTCCACTGTCCACTTGTTAGGGTGAGGAGGAGCCGAGGAGGAGCGCATCTCCACCGCCTCCGACCTCAGACGCACACAGGAACATGGCTCCGAAAGACGCGCTTCTCGGTACTCTTAAAGGTACaatgaaataaatacacattCCTAATTGTGGTTATTAAACGTCCAGTGTGTATAAACTCATCCAAGGCAATATCGAGACATGTTCTTCTTTGATCAGTCTAAGCCTTAGCTGCGCTCAAGGGTGAATCTAACCACGGTCTTATTTTCTTCTAGTGTGCATCATGAATCTCCAGTCAGACGGGAACGTAGTGACGGACAGCAGTGCGCATCTGCCCTCCTGCTGCGAGCTGCTGGAGTTCATCTTGAGGAAAGGACTACAGCGTTAGTACTCCATCATACTGAGTCCTCACATATTCACCAAGTATCGCCTGTATTATCGCAATTGATCGTATTTTTATTCACTTGTTCTTCATATCATGACTCCTGGTTGCCATAGATGATGATTGTTATATTTTTATCGTTCATTAATACTTGTAATAGTAGTATATTACATGGTTATTGGCATTCTTATTGCCCGCTTTTGATATGGGTGTGGTGTCAGGTAAGTGTCATTATTAATTCctctatttgttttgatttaGAGCCAGTTCTCAGCCTGGTACACAGGGATTACTGGCACTGTTTCGAGCTCCTCCCCCAGTACGACAGCTGTGGCAGGTACGAGTCCTCTGGCGTCCCTTCACCCCTCCCACTCAAACCGAACAGAGGCACAGCTGCATTCAGGAAACCACTTAAATACATGACATAACTGCTACAGCTGTCACATCGGCAGTGTACTCTATGAGGTCAGGC
It contains:
- the daglb gene encoding diacylglycerol lipase-beta, with product MPGMVAFGRRWGIASDDLVLPGAFELFLRVIWWIGTLILYSLHKGSFDCPGGGVLHGYLVVLLVLLALVILSLCAIIYVSAQGTITNPGPRRSIPVLVYLRALLYLPEIVWACLGAIWASADSQGCDPATVGAVIAAVVASWILLLSTGLGVVFVFDPLGDSRPRPPAPEQLGVRDLESSEGSQFLSTARSVATQVWESRLRLLCCCLPQDESHRAAFSSIAQLVSGFFSDTDLVPSDIAAGLALLHQEQDKMAHHRDPDDILAHSPSSPIEAELEVELGQAAHCMQFAAAAYGWPMYIYSNPLTGPCKLSGDCCRSQAAEYDIVGGDHLGCHFSSVLLSTGLGYRDFIYVSFHNQIYEIPFFVALDHKREAILVAVRGTLSLKDVLTDLSADCENLPVDGVSGTCYAHKGMSQAARYIYRKLVNDGILNQAFAIAPEYKLVITGHSLGGGTASLLAVLLRHSFPNLQCYAFSPPGGLLSKALADYSKDFVVSVVLGKDLVPRLSIPNMEDLKRRILKMVSNCNKPKYRILLQGCWYEVFGGEPDDSPTELEHQRLEEELSQPLLGEESLLVRHSSSYQSLASDDSPAHAATHLPLFLPGRVLYLTEDGPSRRSCFAQVRYRAEWSSEAAFRSVLISPRMMADHMPDAVLRALRSLTADRPFNLCPSSSSLGNNHHTVI